The following is a genomic window from Ethanoligenens harbinense YUAN-3.
ACAATCTGATGCTTTCGACATGTTAAATCCCCTATGTTATTCAGAAATATCCGTAAAACTCATTGACTTACGGATATTTCCGTAATATACTTTACTCATGCAACCATCATAAAGCAAGTGTATCACGCGGGGACATAACATGCAACCGCGTTGCAACCACAAAGGAGGCGCAACATGCAAATTGCGAAGACCCGGGCGCGTGGCACGCCGACGAAGCCCGTTACCGTGCGGTACGAGCTGGGGGTATACGATTCCATCAAAAAATATGCGGATGAGAACAGCATGTCCATCGCGCTGGCGACGGAAAGCCTGGTCATCAAGGGCCTGAAGCGGGCCAGCCGTCAAGCATCGTAATCATCGGGAGGGAGATATGGACAAACAAGAAGAACAGGCCGTGATCGGGCGGGTGATCGCGCACCTGAATGAAAAAACGGGCGCGCATTACCGGGCAGATGCAGCGGCGAACAAGCGCCATGTTCTGGCACGGCTGGCAGACGGTTTTAGCGAGCAGGATTTGCTGGACGTGATCGACGGCATGTCGGCCACATGGGCGGATTCCGACTTTGCGCGCTATCTGCGGCCGGAAACACTTTTCCGCTCACAAGGAAAAACCGAAAGCTATTTGCAAGAAGCGCGCCGCAGGCAAAAGAAAAAAGCCGCTCCGGCGGCATCGCCCGGGCGGTTTCGGAGCGCGGACGATTTGCTGGAGGGCTGATATGGAACAGGCAATGAAGACTGGGCTGGAAAGCTGGTTTCAGCCGCTTCCGGACAAGCAGTGCCCTTTCTGTGGGCATATGCTGCGCCAGCTGACGCACACGGTGGCATCCGGTGAAACGTACCTGCTGGGCATTTATGAAACATGCACCTGCGCGGCGGCACAGTCGGAACAGGCGGCGGCCATGGCCGCAAAGGCCGAAGCCGAGCGGAA
Proteins encoded in this region:
- a CDS encoding conserved phage C-terminal domain-containing protein, which translates into the protein MDKQEEQAVIGRVIAHLNEKTGAHYRADAAANKRHVLARLADGFSEQDLLDVIDGMSATWADSDFARYLRPETLFRSQGKTESYLQEARRRQKKKAAPAASPGRFRSADDLLEG